From Peromyscus maniculatus bairdii isolate BWxNUB_F1_BW_parent chromosome 8, HU_Pman_BW_mat_3.1, whole genome shotgun sequence, a single genomic window includes:
- the LOC102925098 gene encoding olfactory receptor 2M5-like translates to MAEELWNHSSLSSFILAGLFSHSPYDSFFFSLVLLAFGAAVVGNILLLTLIQADRRLHTPMYFFLSQLSIMDLTMTCTVVPKTAANFLSGRKFISLAGCASQIFLVVMVGGAECFLLAVMAYDRYMAVCYPLRYPVLMNWKVCSFLAMASWMGGMADSVIDVGMVFSFPYCGSLKVDHFFCEVPALLRLSCADTSLFEDLIYACCVVMLLLPLGVIVASYARVLTTVIRMPSTEGKQKALTTCSSHLAVVGLYYGGAILSYMQRASSRTPMGDRATSIFYTILTPMFNPLIYSLRNREVTSALRKMLRR, encoded by the coding sequence ATGGCGGAGGAGCTCTGGAACCATTCCTCCCTATCCAGCTTCATCCTTGCAGGCCTGTTCAGCCACTCGCCTTAtgactccttcttcttctccctggtTCTTCTGGCCTTTGGGGCCGCTGTTGTGGGCAACATCCTCCTCCTGACACTCATCCAGGCTGATAGACGCTtgcacacccccatgtacttcttcctcagccaGCTCTCCATCATGGACTTGACAATGACATGCACAGTGGTACCCAAGACGGCAGCCAACTTTCTCTCGGGCAGGAAGTTCATCTCCCTGGCAGGCTGTGCATCTCAGATCTTCCTCGTGGTCATGGTAGGAGGAGCTGAGTGCTTCCTCTTGGCTGTCATGGCGTATGACAGGTACATGGCAGTCTGCTACCCACTGAGGTACCCTGTGCTCATGAACTGGAAGGTTTGCTCTTTCCTGGCCATGGCATCCTGGATGGGAGGGATGGCAGACAGTGTGATTGATGTGGGGATGGTCTTCAGCTTCCCCTACTGTGGATCTCTAAAGGTGGACCACTTCTTCTGTGAGGTCCCGGCCCTGTTGCGCCTCTCCTGTGCTGACACCTCACTGTTTGAGGACCTCATCTACGCATGCTGTGTGGTGATGTTACTGCTGCCTCTTGGGGTCATTGTGGCTTCTTATGCTCGAGTCCTCACAACTGTGATTAGAATGCCCTCCACTGAGGGGAAACAGAAGGCCCTCACCACTTGCTCTTCCCACCTGGCTGTAGTGGGCCTCTACTATGGGGGGGCCATACTTAGCTACATGCAGCGGGCCTCATCTAGGACACCAATGGGAGACAGAGCCACCTCCATCTTCTACACTATCCTCACTCCAATGTTCAACCCActcatctacagcctgaggaacaggGAGGTAACCAGTGCTCTGAGGAAGATGCTGAGGAGGTAG